From Methanobacteriaceae archaeon, a single genomic window includes:
- a CDS encoding P-II family nitrogen regulator, with the protein MKRIVAIIRPEKFEDVKKELIEAGCEGMTVYEVKGRGSQKGIKESYRGSNFCIDLIPKTRIEIVVNDDRLDFIVDKIIKGAYTGNIGDGKIFIQPVENVIRIRTHEEGDKAV; encoded by the coding sequence ATGAAACGTATTGTTGCTATTATAAGACCAGAAAAATTCGAAGATGTAAAAAAAGAGTTAATTGAAGCTGGATGCGAAGGAATGACCGTTTACGAAGTAAAAGGAAGAGGAAGTCAAAAAGGTATTAAAGAATCATACAGGGGTTCAAATTTTTGTATTGACTTGATTCCAAAAACACGTATTGAAATTGTTGTCAACGATGACCGGTTAGACTTCATTGTTGATAAGATCATTAAAGGGGCATACACCGGAAATATTGGAGATGGAAAAATCTTTATCCAACCGGTTGAAAACGTAATTAGAATCAGAACACATGAAGAGGGGGACAAGGCTGTGTAG
- a CDS encoding ammonium transporter codes for MDVFSAGDTAWVLICTILVLLMSIPAVAFFYGGLCKRKNVLNTIFLTFIAFSIISVIWVIFGYQFAFGTDISGLIGSPSNFFLQGIGLDELSGTIPTLLFVMFQCAFAGLTCAIISGALVGRMKTKAWIAFTILWVCIVYVPIAHWVWGGGWLMQMGALDFAGGAVVHINSGISALAVALVLGRRKNISIPHNLGYAVLGAALLWIGWMGFNGGSGLAADGLAANAIIVSNVAAAVGLIVWTLIDTKVVGKPTVLGAISGAIAGLVGITPAAGFVDVFGALVIGAGASVVSYFAVYYLKPKLGYDDALDVWGIHGMSGVWGAIATGIFAVPAVNGAAGLIAGNANQLVVQIISVVVTIVYAFTISYILAKVLDKAMGGIRVEESEETVGLDTSLHQESAYNFN; via the coding sequence GTTCTTATTTGTACAATTCTCGTACTTTTAATGAGTATTCCAGCAGTAGCATTTTTTTATGGAGGTCTATGTAAAAGGAAAAATGTTTTAAATACAATTTTTTTAACATTTATTGCTTTTTCAATAATTAGTGTTATATGGGTTATTTTCGGTTACCAATTTGCATTTGGAACCGACATTAGTGGTCTGATTGGTTCACCATCTAATTTCTTCTTACAAGGAATTGGGCTTGATGAATTAAGTGGAACTATTCCGACATTACTGTTTGTCATGTTCCAGTGTGCATTTGCTGGATTAACATGTGCAATTATATCTGGAGCATTAGTTGGAAGAATGAAAACAAAAGCTTGGATTGCTTTTACCATTTTATGGGTTTGTATTGTTTACGTCCCAATTGCCCACTGGGTATGGGGTGGAGGATGGTTAATGCAAATGGGTGCACTTGACTTCGCAGGTGGTGCAGTAGTTCACATTAACTCAGGTATTTCCGCATTAGCTGTTGCTCTTGTATTAGGAAGAAGAAAAAACATTTCTATCCCTCACAACTTAGGATACGCTGTCTTAGGTGCAGCATTACTCTGGATTGGATGGATGGGATTCAACGGAGGATCAGGTTTAGCAGCAGATGGACTTGCAGCAAACGCAATTATTGTATCTAACGTTGCAGCAGCAGTAGGATTAATTGTATGGACATTAATCGATACTAAAGTTGTTGGAAAACCAACAGTATTAGGAGCAATTTCCGGAGCAATCGCAGGACTTGTAGGTATTACTCCTGCAGCAGGATTTGTTGATGTATTTGGAGCATTAGTAATTGGTGCTGGAGCTTCAGTTGTATCATACTTCGCAGTATACTACTTAAAACCAAAACTCGGTTATGATGATGCATTAGATGTATGGGGAATTCACGGTATGTCTGGTGTTTGGGGTGCAATCGCAACTGGTATATTTGCAGTCCCAGCAGTAAACGGAGCAGCTGGTTTAATTGCAGGAAATGCAAACCAATTAGTAGTTCAAATAATAAGTGTTGTAGTAACTATTGTCTACGCATTCACAATAAGTTACATCCTTGCTAAAGTATTAGATAAAGCAATGGGTGGTATCAGAGTTGAAGAAAGTGAAGAAACAGTAGGATTAGATACCAGTCTTCACCAAGAATCTGCATATAACTTTAACTAA